One genomic region from Streptomyces sp. NBC_01304 encodes:
- a CDS encoding S1 family peptidase, translating into MRPRPALIGSTFIGSTLAVLALLLAGLTIAGPAYATGRAGPAATAVRGGDVIYGDHGGRCTVGFNARKGSATYALLSGHCVQGGSTWYADTARTVQIGVTQAVSFPGNDFAAIRYTNTTLTYPGEVSLGSSGVRDITGAANPTVGQSLCHVGRASGYHCGRVQAVNVTISYPEGTVSGLFRSTICSEPGDLGGPAFSGTTALGLIVGASGNCATGGTTYYQPVTEALSAYGLSLY; encoded by the coding sequence ATGCGGCCACGCCCTGCCCTCATCGGCTCGACCTTCATCGGCTCGACCCTCGCCGTACTGGCCCTGCTGCTCGCCGGGCTGACCATCGCCGGCCCCGCCTACGCTACGGGCCGCGCGGGCCCGGCGGCGACCGCGGTGCGCGGCGGTGACGTGATCTACGGCGACCACGGCGGCCGCTGCACGGTCGGCTTCAACGCCCGCAAGGGAAGCGCCACTTACGCCCTGCTCTCCGGCCACTGCGTCCAGGGCGGCAGCACCTGGTACGCGGACACGGCGAGGACGGTCCAGATCGGCGTCACCCAGGCGGTGAGCTTCCCCGGCAACGACTTCGCGGCGATCCGCTACACCAACACCACGCTCACCTACCCGGGCGAGGTCAGCCTCGGCTCCTCGGGCGTCCGCGACATCACCGGCGCGGCCAACCCCACCGTGGGGCAGTCCCTGTGCCACGTCGGCAGGGCGAGCGGATACCACTGCGGCAGGGTGCAGGCGGTGAACGTCACGATCTCCTATCCCGAAGGCACGGTGAGCGGACTCTTCCGCTCCACCATCTGCTCCGAGCCCGGCGACCTCGGCGGTCCCGCGTTCTCCGGCACCACGGCCCTCGGCCTCATCGTCGGGGCGAGCGGCAACTGCGCCACTGGGGGCACGACTTACTACCAGCCCGTCACCGAGGCGCTGTCCGCGTACGGCCTCTCGCTCTACTGA